In Ostrea edulis chromosome 4, xbOstEdul1.1, whole genome shotgun sequence, a single window of DNA contains:
- the LOC125671693 gene encoding vacuolar protein sorting-associated protein 28 homolog isoform X1: protein MFAQIPQGQTDSNNPVLYEEVKLSKSAREREKYDNMAELYAVINTLQSLEKAYIKDAVQPKEYTAACSKLLVQYKAAFKLVKGDFATVEQFMKKYRLDCSAALERIKEDRPITIKDGISQGNTSKAIADIVSLFITVMDTLRLEIRAMDKIQPDLKELMETMSRLSILPKDFEGTQKVKKWLDIFDEMSASEELDDNQVRQILFDLDSAYNAFNRILHDH from the exons ATGTTTGCACAGATTCCACAGGGACAAACAG aCTCCAATAATCCAGTTCTATATGAG GAAGTGAAACTTTCCAAGTCTGCCAGAGAAAGAGAAAA ATATGATAACATGGCAGAACTGTATGCAGTGATAAACACTCTACAGAGTTTGGAGAAAGCTTACATAAAGGATGCTGTTCAGCCTAAAGA GTACACAGCTGCCTGCTCAAAACTCCTCGTACAATACAAAGCAGCATTCAAACTTGTAAAGGGGGACTTCGCAACTGTAGAGCAGTTCATGAAGAAATACAGG TTGGACTGTTCTGCTGCTCTGGAGAGGATTAAGGAGGATCGACCAATCACAATCAAAGATGGTATCAGTCAAGGAAACACAAGCAAAGCTATTGCAGACATTGTGTCG ctATTTATCACAGTAATGGACACTCTACGATTAGAAATTAGGGCCATGGACAAG ATTCAACCAGATCTTAAAGAACTAATGGAAACAATGAGCAGATTaagcattttacccaaagacTTCGAGGGCACTCAGAAAGTGAAGAAATG GTTAGATATATTTGATGAGATGTCAGCCTCAGAGGAACTAGATGATAACCAAGTTCGACAGATTCTGTTTGATTTGGACAGTGCTTACAATGCCTTTAATCGCATACTTCACGACCACTAA
- the LOC125671693 gene encoding vacuolar protein sorting-associated protein 28 homolog isoform X2, with protein sequence MEGKERYDNMAELYAVINTLQSLEKAYIKDAVQPKEYTAACSKLLVQYKAAFKLVKGDFATVEQFMKKYRLDCSAALERIKEDRPITIKDGISQGNTSKAIADIVSLFITVMDTLRLEIRAMDKIQPDLKELMETMSRLSILPKDFEGTQKVKKWLDIFDEMSASEELDDNQVRQILFDLDSAYNAFNRILHDH encoded by the exons ATGGAAGGGAAAGAAAG ATATGATAACATGGCAGAACTGTATGCAGTGATAAACACTCTACAGAGTTTGGAGAAAGCTTACATAAAGGATGCTGTTCAGCCTAAAGA GTACACAGCTGCCTGCTCAAAACTCCTCGTACAATACAAAGCAGCATTCAAACTTGTAAAGGGGGACTTCGCAACTGTAGAGCAGTTCATGAAGAAATACAGG TTGGACTGTTCTGCTGCTCTGGAGAGGATTAAGGAGGATCGACCAATCACAATCAAAGATGGTATCAGTCAAGGAAACACAAGCAAAGCTATTGCAGACATTGTGTCG ctATTTATCACAGTAATGGACACTCTACGATTAGAAATTAGGGCCATGGACAAG ATTCAACCAGATCTTAAAGAACTAATGGAAACAATGAGCAGATTaagcattttacccaaagacTTCGAGGGCACTCAGAAAGTGAAGAAATG GTTAGATATATTTGATGAGATGTCAGCCTCAGAGGAACTAGATGATAACCAAGTTCGACAGATTCTGTTTGATTTGGACAGTGCTTACAATGCCTTTAATCGCATACTTCACGACCACTAA